The region TTCCTAAGTGCGAGACTTTACATCGAGTGTGGGTTCCTTAGGGTGCACTAGAAACAAGCACTAAGTGCTGCGCTGGTGACATTCTCAAAACACTCTCTTGAGTGACTCACTCATTATACAACACTATCCGAAGGCAcgtgttataattattataatacagCTAAGGATTTTTGTCAATAATTCATCAGAACAATAGCGATCTCTTAAAATGCTCTCTTGAGTGAGAGTTTTGAGTGGTGTGAAAAGCTTTCGGGTCAGCTGTGAGAGGCGTTTTGGcatcatatttatatttagaaaatcATTTGGATTCGGTTATGGAACATTTCGAATGTTTTCTCGAGAGgccagcacacacacccaAGGATTTATTCCTGAACGTGTGTATATAGAGAACTTGTTGTGCGTATGTTGAGCAATTATTTTTCACGATGTTTGTCGGCCGAACAGGCTATATATAGACCAGATGAGGTGGCTCAATCCGAACCGAGTCCCCCGAAACAAACTGAATTGAACTCAACCCAAACACCCACCCACCGGTCATTGCGACCAGGTAGCCATCCATCCATTTGAATGCAGAATTCTCAGGTATGCGCACccaattaaatcaattaaaaccACGAAAAACCATTTCgaaatcattttgttttcatGGAACCCACTGGGGCATATATTATTGGATGTTATGTGTGTGTATGCAGAATATGTATGCTGATATATATAAGTATCTTATATCTGCCACGGCTCGCATCCGAATCAGAATGCAAGAGATTAGATGGGTGAGAAATCATTCAAACatcattataaataatcaGATTTCATAAGTATAACGTATGAACTAAGTCAGCTAAATATACAACATCATATCCTTCATCATTGTTCGTCGTAAGAGTATATAAAATTTGTCAATTTGCACAGAGTATGCTTTTGGGTAATTCGGTTTGGAGCGGTAAGACATACTTGGCTGGTCATCGAAAATAGTTAAAGATACAAAATGTAATAACGACTTGGCTCGCAGTAGTTGCTTCCTTCGTTTGTGCGGTGACTGTACCTGCAGAAAGTCTGGCCTTTCTCGCCGTGGTCAATGTCGTTTAGTTCGTTAGTCAGTTTTCGATGGTTAGTTTCGCTTTGAGTCGTAAGTTCTTTTGGTTtcagttttaagttttcaagttttttttttcatttattcttTTTCTTGGTTTCATATTAAACTTATTCTCACGTAACCTAAAGAAATATGGTTTGCATTCACTGCATCGTTGATCAAAAATCGTTGGAAGCAAAACGAAGACTAAGTTAGCTAATTTCAGGGATAGTTAGTTAAAACAGACAGGTCGTTAGACAAAAGTATCGGAACGGTTCACAGACATGGATGTGGGTTTCGATTAGGCATACATAAACTCGTTTAGAACGTTGTCAAAGCGCCCGCGCCCAGACCGTAGCCCACTCCCTTGGGTCCGAAGTTGCGTCCGTAGCAGGCTCGGCAGTAGATGTCGCCGTCGGGTCCATCGTTCAGGTTCGTCGAGTCCAGCGACTTGCGGCAGTCCGAGCAGTAGAAACACCTCTTGTGCCAGATCCTGGTCTTGCTGATCATCTGCTCGGCGGCGAACACGGCGAAACCGCATCGCGGGCATCCGCCCGAGGTCTTCGGTCCGGCCAGAGGACGACCGTCTGGGAACTGTATGGTGCTTTCGCCACTGGTGGACACCAGGGTGGGGGCATGGCCGTAGCCGAAGCCCTTGGGTCCGAAGAGCTTGCCGTAGCAGGCACGGCAGTGGATGTCGCCATCGGGTCCATCGCAGGCCAGAACAGAGTCCAAGGGCCTGTGGCAGTCGGAGCAGTTGTAGCACTTCTTGTGCCACACCTTGCCCTTGGACAGCTGCTGCTCGGCGGCGAACACGGCTCCTCCGCACCGGGGGCATCCCTCGCCCTCACGAGCCTTGATCGACGTCGTGTCTGGGTTGTAGAAGGGCCTGTTGGCGCTGATCTGATCCTCGGTCAGGCCATCAGTCTGCAAGAAGCCAGAGCCGCAGGCGAATCCATAGCCGTGGGGTCCCCACTTCTTGCCGTAGCAGGTGCGGCAGTAGACATCCCGGTCGGGACCGTCGCTGGCGTTGATCGAGTCCAGCGTCTTGTGGCAGTCCTTGCAGTTGAAGCACTTCTTGTGCCACTCCCGGCCCTTGGAGAGCTTCTGCTCGGCGGCGTAGACCACGCCACCGCATCGGGGGCAACCCTCACCCGGACGGGCTTGGATCTTGTCCACATCGATGGCGGCGCGGATCTGCGGTGCTCCGTCGTCGTGAGCATAGCAATCGGACTGCAGAGCACCACCGCCCTGGCCATAGCCATAGCCCTTGGGTCCAAACTTCTTGGCGTAGCAGCCCTTGCAGTAGATGTTCTTGTCCGGGGCCTCGCAGCACAGGATCGAGTCCAGACCCTTCTTGCAGGTGCCGCACTTGAAGCACTCCTTGTGCCAGCTGCGTCCACGGGCCAGCATCTGTTCGGCGGCGTACACATAGCCTCCGCAACGCGGACATCCCTCACCCTCGGGGGCACGAGCAATGGCCCTGGGCTCCAGACGGGCTCCGTTCCTCACCGATGGCCCGTCACCGTTCTCGCGCAGGAACTGTGACCCATTGTCCATGGAGAGCGTGCCCGCTCCAGTACCGAATCCGTAACCCTTGGGTCCGTACTTGCGACCGTGGCACGTCTTGCAGTACAGCTCACGCTCGTGCTCTGTGCAGTTGGTGGAGTCCAGCGATTTGTTGCACATGCCGCACTTGAAGCAGTCCTTGTGGAATGCATAGCCGCCAGCCAGACGTTCCTCGGCGGCGTAGACGCTCTTGCCGCAGCGCGGACACTTGGGGGCCTCGATCGGTTGGAAGGAAGGCATTATGTCTGTGTTTCGGTTTAGTTAACGCTATCGAAATGATCTACTCGAGTACAATTTCTATActtataaagtttattatctGAAAGTGCAGAAAAAGAACACATAGAGTGGTTGGGATCGAGGTATTAGTCCTACTTTGAGGTGAAGGCCTGATAATTCGATGTTGATGAAAGCGATGGATGAGGAAAGAAGCTGCTTTATTGCCAGTGTTTTGCATTCCCAGAAGTAAGATACATTCTGTCAGTAAAACCTTTAAAGTTTTGCGAGCTctacaatacattttttcactatgaattatatttaaaagattCTAGTCCTAACTTTTTGGACAACCTAATAGGTTTGTCACTTTATGTGAGACTCTTGTTAggtttgtaatttaaatagtGACAGAAACTATAACGAAAGTTTCAAACATGAACAAGCATTTTCTCTACCTTAATTTAGGATTTAATGTTAGGGACTATTTATATGGCTCATGTACTGAAACCTATCTAATTAGAACGGTCCGTCATATCTGAGTGTTTCTGCTCATGTTTGTAGTACGCCACTTTAATTGCAACATGACGGTCGACAATTTTCTCCTCAATTTTCATTATGTAGATCATCTATCAAAATCCTATCTGTCAGTCGAGACGTCATCGCCTGTGCCAGAAAATTACCCAACCGGACGTATACGTAATACATATAGATTCTTATGTTAATGATCAGAAAATAACATCTTTCacacaataacaaaaaataaagaggGAATTTTTTGAATCACAGAAAACAGGGAAAAACATCAGCAATAAATGTGTATCTATACAGaatattttgtgtaaaaataaCGCAGACAGGTAGAAAGATTTGGGAAAGCACACCCAAAAAATGACCGCGACTATGACAGATATATATCTGGGTGTACTAGAACTGAGTCACAGCTAAAACAGCACCTATAGGCCATCTTCCCTGGCCGGTAATGTGGCTATCTAGCGGTTGCGGTGGATTAGTCAGGTGTCTTGCAATGGTGGCTGTGTGCAATATCGGTTAGAGCTGGCGGTATCTATCCACCCGCTGCGGTGGAGGGGTATAGCAGCACCAATATGACGGGCTAGAACGGAACCTACAACGCACTAAAACCACACACGGAAGCGCCGAGTACTGAACTGGAAGATTGCTCAAAGCAAACTAGTCTATATAATTGTGAGTGCACACGGCACGGCGGGCGACTTTTCGCCGCTGCCACCGAGTTTTCCTGCTCAGTTCTGAGTTGAGAAACTTTAGATGCGGCAACACGGAGCAGTTTTCCTTCGTTTCATTTCAGTTTTCATCTAATATCGCCAGAGAGTGGGATGGAAGTATAATGGTATTGGTTGAGTCTGCGGTTTATCATCATTTTTTCGCTTCTTGGCTcgaaaaagtttttcattttacatTCTATACTCGCTTCTTCGGTTTTTCATGTTTGctattttttgggaaaatgtTGTGCGAATATTTTTCTCCCTGGGGGAAGCGCATCGCAGAAGATCGTAAAGTTTGCGGTGCATTTTTGTTGGGTAGTTTATCAAAGAATCAGACATCTGGGAATTTGTTTATATTCTCTGCTTAATTTAATACTTCAGGGGAAGACATACACAATTAAGAGCTTGCAACGATAAGGAGTCATTTAACTTGTACGATTTCTTAATATGAACACTTTAACAAAGATTCGTCAGTATAGCTCAAAATATAAGCTATAGATAACGACAAACCCAAGAcctttcgttttgttttgatCGTTTTAGTTCCAATATTCTATGTATCCTGTTCAATGTAACGAGATATAAAAAACTCCTCACAGATAATTCTCATTTCATTGAGTCAAACAGCTGGGGAGAGTTTTTCCACATACAAAAAACGGATTCTATAAATAATAGTGTGTGGGAAAAATGCTTCCTCTGTGGAGCCGTACATTCCTCTCATTTGTGGGTCAAATTATGGTCCAAATTTCACACAAGTTCTAAAATTAAACGATTGCTTGACAAACTGTACGCTTTTCGCTTCGGTTTATGGCAGCTTTAACCGATATTTTCAGGTGAACACAGCACTAGGATTTTGGGTTATTGGATTATAAGCGGCTGATGATTGGAGTTTTTCGATTGGTTGAAGaattaatatttacttttcGTTCGTAATAATACGGTTCGGGAGAGAAATATCcttaattttagtttatctTCGATTAACAACGATTTTCGACTGATCGCGCTGAAAAATTTGTCAAGCGCTTTGAGTCTTCGTCTGCACACGGCACGAAGGCGACGATGTCGCCAGAGAAAACGATAGGGATGACTATATGCCACAACAACAAATATATTACCGACCAGAACAACAAACCCAACAAATCACAAATATCTGCTCTCACGTACATGGATGTGTATATGAAATGTGCTTCAATAAATTCTATAGGCGAACATTTTCTAGAAGAATATTCCAGGTGGAGGTGCTCATGACAAGgcgaaaaaaaattgatgTTGCTGTTTTATTGGATCGACAACATGGTTCAACTGACTTGTTCAAAGCCACTGTCTGCCTGTCGTTCGGTCCATCGGCACTTCAACAACATCAATAAATTAGCATGcgcatttgcatttaattaaaattcgaTAATATTTTACCATGCATTTTTGGTTCAAAAGGAAATTAATGGGGCATGGGTACATCATTGGGCATCAATCAACTAGGAAAAATAGAACCAGACACGGCGAGGGCCACATTCGACCAAGGATTACCCAAAAAATGGGATTCAACATTTTTCGGTCAGTTATAATTAGTTTGTTATGTGCTTACAAAAACCCAGGAccttatatattaattttattgatgTAAGTTAACGTATTCTTatta is a window of Drosophila biarmipes strain raj3 chromosome 3R, RU_DBia_V1.1, whole genome shotgun sequence DNA encoding:
- the LOC108027182 gene encoding muscle LIM protein Mlp84B, which translates into the protein MPSFQPIEAPKCPRCGKSVYAAEERLAGGYAFHKDCFKCGMCNKSLDSTNCTEHERELYCKTCHGRKYGPKGYGFGTGAGTLSMDNGSQFLRENGDGPSVRNGARLEPRAIARAPEGEGCPRCGGYVYAAEQMLARGRSWHKECFKCGTCKKGLDSILCCEAPDKNIYCKGCYAKKFGPKGYGYGQGGGALQSDCYAHDDGAPQIRAAIDVDKIQARPGEGCPRCGGVVYAAEQKLSKGREWHKKCFNCKDCHKTLDSINASDGPDRDVYCRTCYGKKWGPHGYGFACGSGFLQTDGLTEDQISANRPFYNPDTTSIKAREGEGCPRCGGAVFAAEQQLSKGKVWHKKCYNCSDCHRPLDSVLACDGPDGDIHCRACYGKLFGPKGFGYGHAPTLVSTSGESTIQFPDGRPLAGPKTSGGCPRCGFAVFAAEQMISKTRIWHKRCFYCSDCRKSLDSTNLNDGPDGDIYCRACYGRNFGPKGVGYGLGAGALTTF